A section of the Planctomicrobium piriforme genome encodes:
- a CDS encoding type II secretion system F family protein yields the protein MPDYQYTAREMSGQQISGTLTATSEKEALASLASKNLFPIRVDMAASSKASEKQLGRRVPSRVLAVFYSQLADLLRSGVPLLRSLELLSRQSTHPALKVVVQDVRDQVADGSRLYDAMRQHPKAFNELMISMVRAGEEGGFLEDVLKRIADFTEHQEELKGRVIGAMVYPIFLLSVGGLVVAALMVWFVPRFEPIFDNMKQRGELPWTTSTLLAVSNAAESYWLFFLIAVGGGLYGLQYWLRTPQGQYKFDEFRLKAIGLGPISRSLAIARFCRVLGTLLRNGVPVLNSLKIAKDATGNRVLTRAIDKAAEHVSTGRSLARPLGASGHFPEEIVEMIAVGEEANNLENVLIGVSENLERRTSRQIEMAVRLLEPILLLGLAAVVLFVVVALLLPIFESSSMV from the coding sequence ATGCCAGACTACCAGTACACCGCCCGAGAGATGTCCGGACAGCAGATCAGCGGGACGCTGACCGCGACGTCCGAGAAAGAAGCGCTGGCGTCGCTGGCGTCGAAGAATCTGTTTCCGATCCGCGTCGACATGGCGGCGTCGAGCAAGGCGTCGGAAAAGCAGTTGGGCCGCCGCGTCCCTTCCCGCGTGCTGGCGGTGTTTTATTCCCAGTTGGCCGACCTGTTACGTTCGGGCGTGCCGTTGCTGCGGTCGCTGGAACTGCTGAGCCGGCAGTCGACGCACCCGGCACTCAAGGTCGTGGTGCAGGATGTGCGAGATCAGGTGGCGGACGGCTCGCGGCTGTACGACGCCATGCGGCAGCACCCCAAGGCCTTTAACGAACTCATGATCAGCATGGTTCGCGCCGGCGAAGAAGGGGGCTTTCTCGAAGACGTGCTGAAGCGGATTGCCGACTTCACCGAGCATCAGGAAGAACTTAAGGGACGCGTCATCGGGGCGATGGTCTACCCGATCTTCCTGCTGTCGGTCGGCGGCCTGGTGGTGGCGGCTTTGATGGTCTGGTTCGTCCCTCGCTTCGAGCCCATCTTTGATAATATGAAGCAACGGGGAGAACTCCCCTGGACGACCTCGACGCTGCTCGCCGTCAGCAACGCGGCGGAGTCGTACTGGTTGTTCTTCCTGATCGCAGTCGGCGGCGGACTGTATGGTCTGCAATACTGGCTGCGGACCCCACAGGGGCAGTACAAATTCGACGAGTTCCGTCTCAAGGCCATCGGGCTTGGTCCCATCAGTCGCAGTCTGGCCATCGCCCGGTTTTGCCGCGTGCTGGGAACACTGTTGCGGAACGGCGTGCCGGTACTCAATTCGTTAAAAATCGCCAAGGATGCAACCGGGAATCGAGTGCTCACTCGAGCGATCGACAAAGCGGCGGAACATGTTTCGACCGGGAGATCGCTCGCCAGGCCGCTGGGAGCGAGCGGGCATTTTCCGGAAGAGATCGTGGAAATGATCGCCGTGGGTGAAGAAGCCAATAATCTCGAAAACGTGCTCATCGGCGTTTCCGAGAATCTGGAACGGCGGACCAGCCGGCAGATTGAGATGGCGGTGCGCCTGCTTGAGCCGATTTTGCTGCTCGGGCTGGCGGCGGTGGTCTTGTTTGTGGTCGTGGCGCTGTTGCTCCCGATCTTTGAGTCTTCTTCGATGGTTTAA